The Pseudomonadota bacterium genome has a window encoding:
- a CDS encoding DUF3047 domain-containing protein, translating to MRHLPVVWRRWVVPLIVLAWLSAPALSSVIPVDDFTRDLAGWNPKVFVGQTHYRNVEYRGRAALQADSMGSASGLVRPIDIDLRKTPYLNWSWAVQERLQDVDELRKTGDDYPARVYVIYSVGPFFWQTRAINYVWSSSQPPGSVWPNAFTANSTMVAVRGPGDTLTEWRSEKRNVLEDIRQLTGDSISNIEAVAIMTDTDNSGQQARAWYGGLFFSAE from the coding sequence ATGCGCCACCTTCCTGTTGTCTGGCGACGGTGGGTTGTGCCTTTGATTGTGCTCGCCTGGCTCAGCGCTCCAGCGCTCAGCAGCGTCATCCCTGTCGACGATTTTACCCGTGATCTCGCTGGCTGGAATCCCAAGGTGTTCGTCGGTCAGACCCACTACCGCAACGTGGAGTACCGCGGGCGCGCGGCGCTCCAGGCCGACAGCATGGGCAGCGCCTCGGGGCTGGTGCGCCCCATCGATATAGACCTGCGCAAGACTCCCTACCTCAACTGGTCGTGGGCTGTGCAGGAACGGCTGCAAGATGTCGATGAGCTGCGCAAGACGGGCGATGACTACCCGGCCCGGGTCTACGTCATCTATTCCGTCGGACCCTTCTTCTGGCAGACCCGCGCCATCAACTACGTCTGGTCCAGCAGTCAACCACCCGGCAGCGTCTGGCCCAATGCCTTCACCGCCAACTCGACCATGGTGGCCGTGCGCGGTCCCGGCGATACGCTGACCGAATGGCGCAGCGAAAAACGCAACGTGCTTGAGGATATCCGCCAACTGACGGGGGATTCGATATCCAACATAGAGGCGGTCGCGATCATGACCGATACCGACAACTCCGGGCAACAGGCCCGGGCCTGGTATGGAGGGCTATTTTTCTCAGCCGAGTAG
- a CDS encoding host attachment protein has translation MEGYFSQPSSKYAEPGKHGAPLANRVGDSAIACEADQRSCRKPHSTGVNTMSDCFVVVAAGSCARFFTLEPADIPEIESGPNLIEQHRLENKEWSGHGNEIWREKKSGRNRGRVGAGARGYNDHRDQHLEEIERRFARDVAEEMQRFTKKHHPKKIILIAQKHLLGNLRNTIYTNGSDVEVHELAKDFCKLGSNEVHQHLSKVNLIPPRKSPG, from the coding sequence ATGGAGGGCTATTTTTCTCAGCCGAGTAGCAAGTACGCGGAGCCCGGTAAACACGGGGCTCCATTGGCCAACAGGGTGGGTGATTCCGCAATCGCTTGCGAGGCGGATCAGCGGAGTTGCCGAAAACCACACTCCACGGGAGTCAACACCATGAGTGATTGTTTCGTAGTCGTCGCAGCAGGAAGTTGCGCTCGTTTCTTCACGTTGGAACCCGCCGACATCCCCGAAATAGAATCTGGCCCCAATCTCATCGAGCAACACCGACTGGAAAACAAGGAGTGGTCCGGCCACGGCAACGAAATCTGGAGAGAAAAAAAGAGCGGTCGAAACCGTGGCAGAGTCGGGGCCGGCGCTCGCGGCTATAACGATCACCGCGACCAACACCTCGAAGAAATCGAGCGGCGCTTCGCCCGCGACGTGGCCGAAGAGATGCAAAGGTTTACCAAGAAACATCACCCCAAGAAGATCATCCTGATTGCGCAGAAACACCTCCTCGGCAACCTGCGCAACACTATCTACACCAATGGCTCCGACGTGGAGGTGCACGAACTGGCCAAAGATTTCTGCAAGCTGGGATCCAACGAGGTGCACCAGCATCTGTCCAAAGTGAATCTGATACCGCCGCGCAAATCACCGGGCTGA
- a CDS encoding methyltransferase domain-containing protein — MNNENSVNLRNQVRERYAGIARNEGGCCSTTASCGGDNDYSRKLGYSAEELAALPEGAELGLGCGNPTAIAALSRGETVLDLGSGAGVDCFLAARAVGESGRVIGVDMTAEMLSRARSNALKGGYSNVEFRLGEIEHLPVADATVDVILSNCVINLSTDKQQVFREAYRVLKSGGRLAISDIVALQPLPEAIRADVSHYTGCVAGAALVNDVEQMLQQVGFSSIRVKPREASRAVIRDMAGERGIEDYIASADIEAIKP, encoded by the coding sequence ATGAACAATGAAAATTCGGTGAATCTTCGAAACCAGGTGCGAGAACGCTATGCGGGTATCGCCCGCAATGAGGGTGGCTGCTGTTCCACCACCGCTTCGTGCGGGGGCGACAACGACTACTCCCGGAAACTGGGTTACAGCGCCGAGGAACTGGCGGCGCTACCCGAAGGCGCGGAACTGGGTTTGGGTTGCGGCAACCCCACGGCGATCGCGGCACTGTCGCGCGGCGAGACGGTTCTGGATCTGGGCAGCGGCGCCGGTGTCGACTGTTTTCTGGCGGCGCGCGCTGTCGGCGAGAGCGGTAGAGTGATCGGCGTCGACATGACGGCGGAGATGTTGAGCCGTGCGCGCAGCAACGCACTCAAGGGCGGTTATTCCAACGTCGAGTTCCGCCTGGGTGAAATCGAGCATCTGCCCGTGGCCGACGCTACGGTGGATGTCATTCTCTCCAATTGCGTGATCAATCTCTCCACCGACAAGCAGCAGGTGTTTCGCGAGGCGTACCGTGTTCTGAAATCGGGCGGGCGTCTGGCGATCTCGGATATCGTCGCGCTGCAGCCGCTGCCCGAGGCGATCCGTGCGGATGTCAGTCACTACACCGGCTGCGTGGCGGGGGCGGCGCTGGTGAACGATGTGGAGCAGATGCTGCAGCAGGTCGGCTTCTCCTCGATCCGGGTAAAGCCGCGCGAGGCGTCGCGGGCGGTGATTCGCGACATGGCGGGTGAGCGCGGCATCGAGGATTACATCGCATCGGCGGATATCGAAGCGATCAAACCGTAA
- a CDS encoding transcriptional regulator → MSKYSTNELDEISGILKALSNPHRLKIFLELVACCAPGKVWSVESPEALGRCVGDLAQMVDIAPSTLSHHLKELNRAGLLEMNRRGQRVECCVAPQAVEMLMKFFNQCCGSVGCKESGS, encoded by the coding sequence ATGTCGAAATATAGTACTAATGAGCTGGACGAGATCAGCGGCATTCTCAAAGCGCTCTCCAATCCCCATCGCCTGAAGATCTTTCTGGAACTCGTGGCCTGTTGCGCACCCGGGAAGGTCTGGTCGGTCGAGTCCCCGGAGGCCCTGGGACGTTGTGTGGGCGATCTGGCGCAGATGGTCGATATTGCGCCCTCCACCCTGTCGCATCATCTGAAGGAGCTCAATCGGGCGGGATTGCTGGAGATGAACCGTCGCGGGCAACGGGTGGAGTGTTGTGTCGCGCCACAAGCGGTGGAGATGCTGATGAAATTTTTCAACCAATGTTGTGGCAGCGTCGGCTGCAAGGAGAGCGGGTCATGA
- a CDS encoding RNA polymerase subunit sigma (Bacteria have multiple sigma factors which are active under specific conditions; the sigma factor binds with the catalytic core of RNA polymerase to produce the holoenzyme and directs bacterial core RNA polymerase to specific promoter elements to initiate transcription) has translation MILPTLRSNRVKAKMTQAEKATKERYEKMVRELSADVYRYAFWLCRDRSMAEELAQETFLRAWKAFDSLQEQSSAKSWLFTIVRRENARQYERKRLDMIDDVDFGGVEGGRDYDTSTEAFVLRRALAKLPEDYREPLILQVIGGFTSEEIAEQMGLKPGAVMTRLFRARQKLRAMLEGDEDTSPAMSEQ, from the coding sequence ATGATTTTGCCCACCCTCCGGTCTAATCGAGTGAAGGCAAAGATGACTCAGGCGGAAAAGGCGACCAAGGAACGCTACGAAAAGATGGTCCGCGAGCTGTCGGCAGACGTCTACCGCTACGCCTTCTGGCTCTGCAGGGACCGCAGCATGGCTGAAGAGCTGGCGCAGGAGACCTTCCTGCGTGCCTGGAAAGCCTTCGACAGCCTGCAGGAGCAAAGCTCCGCCAAGAGTTGGCTGTTTACCATCGTACGCCGCGAGAACGCCCGCCAGTACGAGCGCAAGCGATTGGACATGATCGACGACGTGGATTTCGGCGGCGTGGAAGGCGGCAGGGATTACGACACCAGCACCGAGGCGTTCGTGCTGCGCAGGGCCCTGGCGAAGTTGCCCGAGGATTACCGCGAACCCCTGATCCTGCAAGTGATCGGCGGGTTCACCAGCGAGGAGATCGCAGAACAGATGGGCTTGAAGCCCGGCGCGGTGATGACCCGGCTCTTCAGGGCACGACAGAAACTCCGGGCGATGTTGGAGGGAGACGAAGACACCAGCCCGGCCATGAGCGAGCAGTGA
- a CDS encoding DUF3379 family protein: MNSNDTRNAEEISAAELAREIERDPQFEAFLHEAADIPAPEGLADRIMARHAITLRDEEEGSKVVAIDSVRKEQAPQTRPLVPRWMAMAASVLLVVGLVGVSYLGRDPSTVLEQRIVVALNDTLPMYDEMVVNNEIDPNIQQNLHALMQTVGLKKVGEMGQINYCEAKTINGSTAAILVFPGKMGAVTVIYLMDKKVKDRRSIDSPSMEGMIWPESKGTVAIIGHKGEPMISDVEQRVRSSMQWF; the protein is encoded by the coding sequence ATGAACAGCAACGATACTCGAAACGCCGAAGAGATCAGCGCCGCGGAACTGGCGCGGGAGATCGAACGCGATCCGCAGTTCGAAGCCTTTTTGCACGAAGCGGCCGACATCCCGGCACCGGAAGGTCTTGCCGACCGCATCATGGCGCGCCACGCCATCACGCTGCGCGACGAGGAAGAGGGCAGCAAAGTCGTGGCGATTGACAGCGTCCGCAAGGAACAAGCCCCGCAGACGCGCCCGCTGGTACCGCGTTGGATGGCCATGGCCGCCAGCGTTCTGCTGGTGGTGGGCCTGGTGGGTGTCAGCTACCTGGGCCGCGACCCTAGCACGGTGCTTGAACAGCGTATTGTCGTCGCCCTCAACGACACCCTGCCGATGTACGACGAGATGGTGGTCAACAACGAAATCGACCCCAATATCCAGCAGAATCTGCACGCCCTGATGCAGACCGTGGGCCTGAAGAAGGTTGGCGAGATGGGGCAGATCAATTACTGCGAAGCCAAGACCATCAACGGCTCGACTGCCGCTATTCTGGTGTTCCCGGGCAAGATGGGCGCGGTGACGGTGATCTATCTCATGGACAAGAAGGTCAAGGATCGTCGCAGCATCGACAGCCCGTCCATGGAAGGCATGATCTGGCCCGAATCCAAAGGCACTGTCGCCATCATCGGCCACAAGGGCGAGCCCATGATCAGCGATGTCGAACAGCGGGTGCGCAGCTCGATGCAGTGGTTTTGA
- a CDS encoding NAD(+) diphosphatase: MANTPIHYTGMPLDRAAMLRTDPHWVRSIVNHAEARFLPLWRNRILIRAAQPPAATEPVVIARDEADWLIGAASELVLLGLEGERPVFAADLTPHDEAQLAGLPGECEFIDLRRIGPLLAPDHAALLAYARGLLYWHRHYGFCARCGGPTESCNGGYSRSCINPDCATRSFPRVDPAVIMLVEHRPGDGTQPRCLLGRHNRLPAGMYSTLAGFVEPGESLEEAVAREVLEEVGIEVSEVHYQGSQPWPFPASIMLGFRARAVTTEICVDGDELEEARWFSVDEVRAFGEWWDGQSKQSIPRADSIARYLIESWAAEVE, translated from the coding sequence ATGGCCAACACCCCAATCCACTACACCGGCATGCCGCTCGATCGGGCGGCGATGCTGCGCACCGATCCACACTGGGTGCGCAGCATCGTCAATCATGCCGAAGCCCGGTTCCTGCCTTTGTGGCGCAACCGCATTCTGATCCGCGCGGCGCAACCGCCCGCTGCCACCGAGCCGGTCGTGATAGCGCGCGACGAGGCGGACTGGCTGATCGGCGCGGCGTCCGAGTTGGTACTGCTGGGGTTGGAAGGCGAGCGCCCGGTATTTGCCGCCGACCTCACCCCGCACGACGAAGCGCAGCTGGCTGGTTTGCCGGGCGAGTGTGAGTTCATCGATCTGCGCAGGATCGGTCCACTGCTGGCGCCGGATCACGCGGCGCTGCTGGCCTACGCGCGGGGCCTGCTCTACTGGCATCGTCACTATGGTTTCTGCGCGCGCTGCGGCGGTCCCACCGAGAGCTGTAACGGTGGCTATTCGCGCAGCTGCATCAATCCCGATTGCGCCACGCGCAGTTTTCCGCGCGTCGATCCGGCGGTGATCATGCTCGTCGAACATCGTCCCGGTGACGGCACGCAACCACGCTGTCTGTTGGGCCGGCACAACCGCCTGCCGGCGGGCATGTACTCGACCCTGGCCGGTTTCGTCGAGCCCGGCGAAAGTCTGGAGGAGGCGGTGGCCCGCGAGGTGCTTGAGGAGGTGGGTATCGAGGTGAGCGAGGTGCATTATCAGGGTTCGCAACCCTGGCCCTTTCCCGCTTCCATCATGCTGGGTTTTCGCGCCCGCGCCGTGACCACCGAGATTTGCGTGGATGGAGATGAACTGGAGGAAGCGCGCTGGTTCAGTGTCGATGAGGTCAGGGCGTTCGGGGAGTGGTGGGACGGGCAGTCGAAGCAGAGCATCCCACGCGCCGATTCCATTGCGCGTTATCTCATCGAGTCGTGGGCGGCAGAGGTGGAGTAG
- a CDS encoding nuclear transport factor 2 family protein has product MNIEQFMAGYKAAWEQRDEHQLCALFAADGVYHNTPFAAQSGHAAIAEYWQRVKLQEDIHLDYEILATTTKGGIAHWHVTYQVASEELFQIWAQSTGTTLLARKPGDPLPRLILDGILVAEFDDSGLCKTTRLWWHSIVEGSRT; this is encoded by the coding sequence TTGAATATCGAACAGTTCATGGCGGGCTACAAGGCAGCGTGGGAACAGCGAGACGAGCATCAGCTGTGCGCGTTGTTTGCCGCCGATGGCGTCTATCACAACACGCCGTTTGCCGCGCAGAGCGGGCACGCCGCCATTGCCGAATACTGGCAGCGCGTCAAATTGCAGGAAGATATCCATCTCGATTACGAAATTCTGGCCACGACCACGAAGGGTGGAATCGCCCATTGGCACGTGACCTATCAGGTGGCTTCCGAGGAGCTGTTTCAGATCTGGGCGCAATCCACGGGCACCACTCTGCTGGCGCGTAAACCGGGAGATCCCCTGCCGCGATTGATACTCGACGGAATACTGGTGGCGGAGTTCGACGACAGTGGTCTTTGCAAGACTACGCGCCTGTGGTGGCACAGCATCGTTGAAGGTTCTAGAACATAG
- a CDS encoding long-chain fatty acid--CoA ligase has translation MTDHWTKDVITPSQVGTLYELFRERVRRTPDSIAYRQYDRTRKEWEAFSWQQVAAEAARWQQALRNEGLKEGDRIAVLMRNCVDWVAIDQAALGLGLAVVPLYLDDRPDSVAYIVGDAGARLLAVQDAGIWRKLAPALDKGNAQLGCIVIRGEGDKAGPKLHDKERWSSDWLPPGAGDLADYKGDPHALASIVYTSGTTGKPKGVMLSHNNMFSVAAAALTIIDVYKEDTFLSFLPLSHTLERTAGYYLPIMTGSTVAYSRSILELADDLATVKPTVMIAVPRIFERVYGKIEQQMSKKPPIARKLFHLAVKVGWRRFQVEQGRASWTPALLLWPLLRQLVAEKITSKLGGRLRLTVSGGAALPLPVARLFIGLGVNILQGYGLTETSPVISVNTCEKNDPASVGLPLPGIEVRIGNQNELQVKTPGCMLGYWHQEGATAAVIGADGWLHTGDQATLKDGFVYITGRIKDILVLSNGENVPPGDLEASICLDSLFEQVLVMGDARPYLTAICVLNREGWDALVTAAGRDPNEEGLLQDSDLNRLVLNRIGDCLKDFPGYAKVRRAILTLEPWTVESGLLTPTLKTKRKAIFEHYAPQIEAIYSKGPAKAHAA, from the coding sequence ATGACTGATCACTGGACAAAAGACGTTATTACTCCCTCCCAGGTCGGCACCCTTTACGAGCTGTTTCGTGAACGGGTGCGCCGCACGCCGGATTCCATCGCCTATCGACAATACGACCGCACCCGCAAGGAGTGGGAAGCATTCTCCTGGCAGCAGGTGGCCGCCGAGGCGGCGCGCTGGCAGCAGGCGCTGCGCAATGAAGGCCTCAAGGAGGGCGATCGCATCGCGGTACTGATGCGCAACTGTGTCGACTGGGTGGCCATCGACCAGGCGGCGCTGGGCCTGGGGCTGGCGGTGGTGCCGCTCTACCTCGATGACCGCCCTGACAGCGTCGCCTATATCGTGGGCGACGCCGGAGCGCGGTTGCTGGCGGTTCAGGATGCCGGTATCTGGCGCAAACTGGCGCCGGCACTCGACAAGGGGAATGCGCAGCTCGGTTGCATCGTGATTCGCGGCGAAGGCGACAAGGCGGGTCCCAAACTGCACGACAAGGAGCGCTGGAGCTCCGACTGGCTGCCCCCCGGCGCTGGCGATCTGGCCGACTACAAGGGTGATCCCCATGCGCTGGCCTCTATCGTCTATACCTCGGGTACTACCGGCAAGCCCAAAGGCGTGATGCTGAGCCACAACAACATGTTCTCGGTGGCCGCGGCCGCGCTGACCATCATCGATGTCTACAAAGAGGATACTTTTCTTTCGTTCCTGCCGCTCTCTCACACCTTGGAGCGTACTGCCGGTTATTACCTGCCGATCATGACGGGCTCCACGGTGGCCTACTCGCGCTCGATCCTGGAGCTGGCGGATGACCTGGCCACGGTGAAGCCGACCGTGATGATTGCGGTGCCGCGCATCTTCGAGCGCGTCTACGGCAAGATCGAGCAGCAGATGAGCAAGAAGCCGCCCATCGCGCGCAAACTCTTCCACCTGGCGGTGAAGGTGGGTTGGCGGCGCTTCCAGGTCGAGCAGGGGCGCGCGAGCTGGACGCCCGCCTTGCTGCTCTGGCCGCTGCTGCGGCAACTGGTGGCCGAGAAGATCACCAGCAAGCTCGGTGGACGGCTGCGGCTGACCGTGAGCGGTGGTGCGGCGCTGCCGCTGCCGGTGGCGCGGCTCTTCATCGGGCTTGGCGTCAACATCCTGCAGGGCTACGGCTTGACCGAAACCAGTCCGGTGATCAGCGTCAACACCTGTGAGAAGAACGATCCGGCCAGCGTCGGTCTGCCCCTGCCGGGCATCGAGGTACGCATCGGCAATCAAAACGAGCTGCAGGTGAAAACACCAGGCTGCATGCTCGGCTACTGGCACCAGGAGGGTGCAACGGCGGCCGTCATCGGCGCCGACGGCTGGCTGCACACCGGTGATCAGGCCACCCTCAAGGACGGCTTCGTCTACATCACCGGCCGCATCAAGGACATCCTGGTGCTCTCCAACGGCGAGAACGTGCCACCCGGTGATCTGGAGGCGAGCATCTGTCTCGACTCGTTGTTCGAACAAGTGCTGGTGATGGGCGATGCACGCCCCTATCTCACCGCAATCTGCGTGCTCAACCGCGAGGGGTGGGATGCGCTGGTTACCGCCGCAGGGCGCGATCCCAACGAAGAGGGGCTGCTGCAGGATTCCGATCTCAACCGCCTGGTCCTCAACCGTATCGGCGATTGTCTGAAGGATTTTCCCGGTTACGCCAAGGTGCGGCGCGCCATACTCACTTTGGAGCCGTGGACCGTGGAGAGCGGCCTGCTCACCCCGACACTGAAGACCAAACGCAAGGCGATCTTCGAGCATTACGCACCCCAGATCGAAGCCATCTACTCCAAGGGTCCGGCCAAAGCGCACGCGGCCTGA
- a CDS encoding SulP family inorganic anion transporter, translated as MFTAGRQISCPLWLYRLLPMLRWWPMVTPDSARRDLTAGLTGAIVVLPQGVAFATIAGMPPEYGLYAGMIPAIIAALWGSSWHLVSGPTTAASIVLLSSLSVHAQPGTAEYVQLALMLTFMVGVIELALGLARMGALVNFISHSVVVGFTAGAALLIAAKQIKNFTGDPQAQGEHVYDILYHFGQHIDEINIYVTAVGLVTLTAGILFKKFLPRFPYMIAALLIGSLTAVVLNLFFGGQAATQIQTVGALPRSLPPLSSPDFDLSDIKKLAPTALAVTLFALTEAVSIGRSLAMRSNQSLDGNQEFIGQGLSNIFGSFFSGYVATGSFNRSGVNYQAGAQTPLAAVFAGLLLIVIVLLVAPLVAYLPNAAMAGILFLVAWGLIDFQAIKHILKASREETVILVSTFLAVIFLELEFAIYLGVLMSLVLYLNRTSKPRIVARTPNANDRKRAFVTDSSLAECPQLKIIRIDGSLFFGSVSHVQECLRQIERASADQRHLLIIATGINFIDLSGADLLAREARRRKTRKGSLILSNVKPQVYEVLQKSGALAEIGPDKVFLSKADALATATAGVDWSACHQCDKRIFLECEANAQAGATSQPTTT; from the coding sequence ATGTTCACCGCCGGACGCCAGATCAGCTGCCCGCTGTGGCTCTATCGGCTGTTGCCGATGCTGCGCTGGTGGCCGATGGTCACTCCCGACTCGGCGCGGCGCGATCTGACCGCGGGCCTCACCGGCGCCATCGTCGTACTGCCCCAGGGCGTCGCCTTCGCCACCATCGCCGGCATGCCGCCAGAGTACGGTCTCTACGCCGGCATGATTCCCGCCATCATCGCGGCGCTGTGGGGGTCATCGTGGCACCTGGTCTCGGGACCGACGACGGCGGCCTCCATCGTGCTCTTATCCTCGCTGTCGGTGCATGCCCAGCCGGGGACGGCGGAGTACGTGCAGCTCGCGCTGATGCTTACCTTCATGGTCGGTGTCATCGAGCTGGCGCTGGGACTTGCACGCATGGGGGCGCTGGTCAATTTCATCTCCCACTCCGTGGTGGTGGGCTTCACGGCGGGCGCCGCGCTGCTGATCGCCGCCAAGCAGATCAAGAACTTCACGGGCGACCCGCAGGCACAGGGCGAGCATGTCTACGACATCCTCTACCACTTCGGCCAGCATATCGATGAGATCAACATCTACGTCACGGCCGTGGGGTTGGTGACGCTGACCGCCGGTATCCTGTTCAAAAAATTCCTGCCGCGCTTTCCCTACATGATTGCCGCGCTGCTGATCGGCAGCCTCACCGCGGTAGTGCTGAATCTGTTCTTTGGCGGCCAGGCCGCCACACAGATCCAGACGGTAGGCGCGCTGCCCCGCTCGCTACCGCCGCTCTCGTCACCCGATTTCGACTTATCCGACATCAAAAAACTGGCGCCCACGGCACTGGCGGTAACGTTGTTCGCACTCACCGAGGCGGTCTCCATCGGGCGTTCGCTGGCGATGCGCAGCAATCAATCGCTGGATGGCAATCAGGAGTTCATCGGTCAGGGGCTGTCGAACATCTTCGGCAGCTTCTTCTCCGGCTACGTCGCCACCGGTTCGTTCAACCGCAGCGGCGTCAACTACCAGGCAGGTGCGCAGACGCCGCTCGCCGCGGTGTTCGCCGGTCTGCTGCTGATTGTGATCGTGCTGCTGGTAGCACCGCTGGTGGCCTATCTGCCCAATGCCGCCATGGCGGGTATTCTCTTTCTGGTGGCCTGGGGCTTGATCGATTTTCAGGCCATCAAACACATCCTCAAAGCCAGTCGTGAGGAGACGGTGATACTCGTCTCCACCTTCCTCGCGGTCATATTTCTGGAGCTGGAGTTCGCCATCTATCTGGGTGTTCTCATGTCCTTGGTGCTCTATCTCAACCGCACCTCCAAACCCAGGATCGTGGCCCGCACGCCCAACGCCAACGACCGCAAGCGCGCCTTCGTCACCGACAGCTCGCTGGCCGAGTGCCCCCAGCTGAAGATCATCCGCATCGACGGTTCTCTTTTCTTCGGCTCGGTCAGCCATGTCCAGGAGTGCCTGCGCCAGATCGAACGGGCCAGCGCCGACCAGAGGCACCTGCTGATCATCGCCACCGGCATCAATTTCATCGACCTGTCGGGGGCCGACCTGCTGGCACGCGAAGCCCGGCGCCGCAAGACACGCAAGGGCAGTCTCATCCTCAGCAATGTCAAACCCCAGGTGTACGAAGTGCTGCAGAAGAGCGGCGCCCTCGCCGAGATCGGCCCCGACAAGGTGTTCCTCAGCAAGGCCGATGCCCTGGCCACCGCTACCGCGGGTGTCGACTGGAGTGCGTGCCACCAATGCGACAAACGCATCTTCCTGGAGTGCGAGGCCAACGCGCAGGCGGGCGCGACCTCACAACCCACGACGACCTGA
- the thiS gene encoding sulfur carrier protein ThiS, which produces MKITLNGEPREVADQSTAQQLIELLGLADKRLAMEINREIVPRSSYATHALQEGDTIEIVRAIGGG; this is translated from the coding sequence ATGAAGATCACCCTGAACGGCGAACCCCGCGAGGTAGCCGACCAGTCGACCGCGCAACAACTCATCGAGCTCCTCGGGCTTGCCGACAAGCGCCTGGCCATGGAGATCAATCGCGAGATCGTGCCGCGCAGCAGCTACGCGACGCATGCCCTCCAGGAGGGCGACACGATCGAAATCGTGCGTGCGATCGGCGGCGGGTGA
- a CDS encoding thiazole synthase — MSHTAEDKPLVIAGKTYTSRLLVGSGKYKDLEETRRATEASGAEIITVAIRRTNIGQDPNEPNLLDVVPPSKYTILPNTAGCYTAEDAVRTCRLARELLNGHKLVKLEVLGDQKTLFPDITATLEAAEILVKEDFDVMVYTSDDPLIAKRLEEIGCCAVMPLAAPIGSGLGIRNPYNILTIVENANVPILVDAGVGTASDAAIAMELGCDGVLMNTAIAGAKNPVLMASAMKKAIEAGREAFLAGRIPRKRFASASSPIDGTFF, encoded by the coding sequence ATGAGCCACACTGCAGAGGACAAACCCCTCGTCATCGCCGGCAAGACCTACACCTCCCGGCTGCTGGTCGGCTCCGGCAAGTACAAGGATCTCGAGGAGACCCGCCGCGCCACCGAAGCCAGCGGCGCCGAGATCATCACCGTCGCCATCCGCCGCACCAACATCGGTCAGGATCCCAACGAACCCAACCTGCTCGACGTGGTGCCGCCGAGCAAGTACACCATCCTGCCCAACACCGCCGGCTGCTACACCGCCGAGGATGCGGTACGCACCTGCCGCCTGGCGCGCGAACTGCTCAACGGCCACAAGCTGGTGAAACTCGAGGTGCTGGGCGACCAGAAGACGCTGTTTCCCGACATCACCGCCACCCTGGAAGCGGCCGAGATCCTGGTCAAAGAGGATTTCGACGTCATGGTCTACACCAGCGACGACCCGCTCATCGCCAAGCGTCTCGAAGAGATCGGCTGTTGCGCGGTGATGCCGCTCGCCGCCCCCATCGGCTCGGGGCTCGGTATCCGCAATCCCTACAACATCCTCACCATCGTTGAAAACGCCAATGTACCGATCCTGGTGGACGCCGGTGTCGGCACCGCATCGGATGCGGCGATTGCCATGGAGTTGGGATGCGATGGGGTGTTGATGAATACGGCGATTGCCGGGGCGAAAAATCCGGTGTTGATGGCGTCGGCGATGAAGAAGGCGATCGAGGCGGGGCGCGAGGCGTTTCTTGCCGGGCGGATTCCACGTAAGCGGTTTGCGAGTGCGTCTTCGCCGATTGATGGGACTTTCTTTTGA